One Robbsia sp. KACC 23696 DNA segment encodes these proteins:
- a CDS encoding GNAT family N-acyltransferase has product MLDSTLTPIDAHQDRQDSSFDGDRQSPRHARAERPQAQRRQDKGLLLNWVHSESDLREAQRLRYRVFADEMGARLKGPEGLDVDEFDARCEHLLVRDRETLRVVGTYRILPPQGAPQIAQRYSAQEFDLRRLAVLNSKMVEVGRACVDPDYRSGAVIMTLWAGLAAYMRRWGFETMLGCSSVSMSDGGHHAANLHVRLTQTHTVAPEYHVFPHTPLPVDALTDGGDGSAPPLLAAYLRLGARVCGAPAWDADFHTADFLTLLRLDDLDMRYAKRFIG; this is encoded by the coding sequence ATGCTCGATTCGACTCTCACGCCCATCGACGCTCACCAAGACCGTCAGGACAGCTCTTTTGACGGCGATCGCCAGTCCCCACGTCACGCCCGCGCCGAACGCCCGCAGGCACAGCGCCGGCAAGACAAAGGACTGCTGTTGAACTGGGTCCATAGCGAAAGCGACTTGCGGGAAGCACAACGGCTGCGCTACCGCGTATTCGCCGACGAGATGGGCGCACGTCTCAAAGGCCCGGAGGGCCTGGACGTTGACGAGTTCGATGCGCGATGCGAACACCTGCTGGTGCGGGACCGCGAGACGCTCCGTGTCGTGGGGACGTACCGCATCCTGCCGCCTCAAGGTGCACCGCAGATCGCACAGCGCTATTCGGCGCAGGAGTTCGATCTGCGGCGTCTGGCCGTGCTGAACAGCAAAATGGTGGAAGTTGGGCGCGCATGCGTGGATCCCGACTACCGCAGTGGTGCCGTGATCATGACCTTGTGGGCCGGTCTGGCCGCGTATATGCGTCGCTGGGGCTTTGAGACGATGCTGGGGTGTTCCAGCGTCTCAATGAGCGATGGCGGTCACCATGCGGCCAATCTGCACGTGCGGCTGACGCAGACGCATACGGTCGCGCCGGAATATCACGTGTTCCCGCATACCCCGCTGCCGGTCGATGCATTGACCGACGGCGGCGACGGGAGCGCGCCGCCGTTGCTGGCCGCGTATTTGCGGCTGGGGGCCCGCGTGTGCGGCGCCCCGGCGTGGGACGCGGATTTCCACACGGCGGATTTCCTGACGCTGCTGCGGCTCGACGACCTCGATATGCGCTACGCGAAGCGCTTTATTGGCTAA
- a CDS encoding bestrophin family ion channel has protein sequence MIVRPKLSWFKMLFIWRGSVLRTVLPPLGLVLLASVLALGWHTLGGQMPLRLDLHLDPRPFSLIGIALAIFVGFRNTASYDRFWEARKLWGALLNDTRSLARQAGSLTTLRADDPRLRGFVMLLVAFTYSLKHQLRSSDDRSDLNRLLPPELADRISMAEYRPAMALLLLGETLRQWRDEGVVSDWMAAQIDQKLSALADVLGGCERLSNTLIPFSYDVLLHRTVYFYCLLLPFGLVSSLGIFTPVITVFIGYAFMALNAIANELEEPFGVEPNDLALDALSRTIERSLREMLGDRELPAPVAPRGGYWLT, from the coding sequence GTGATTGTCAGACCGAAGCTGAGTTGGTTCAAAATGTTGTTCATCTGGCGGGGTTCCGTCTTGCGGACCGTATTGCCGCCACTGGGGCTGGTCTTGCTGGCGTCGGTGCTGGCACTTGGCTGGCATACCTTGGGCGGGCAGATGCCGCTGCGGCTCGATCTTCATCTCGATCCGCGGCCCTTCAGCCTGATCGGTATCGCGCTCGCCATTTTCGTCGGCTTCCGCAATACCGCGAGCTACGATCGATTCTGGGAGGCCCGCAAGTTATGGGGAGCCTTGCTCAACGATACGCGTTCGCTTGCGCGACAGGCCGGCAGCCTGACCACGTTGCGGGCCGACGATCCGCGCTTGCGCGGTTTCGTGATGTTGCTGGTCGCGTTCACCTACAGTCTGAAGCATCAATTGCGCAGCTCGGACGATCGTTCCGATCTGAACCGCCTGTTGCCGCCCGAGCTGGCGGATCGCATTTCCATGGCAGAGTACCGGCCGGCCATGGCGCTTTTGCTGTTGGGCGAGACGCTGCGGCAATGGCGCGACGAGGGCGTTGTCAGCGATTGGATGGCGGCGCAGATCGATCAGAAACTCAGTGCCCTCGCGGATGTGCTGGGAGGCTGCGAACGGCTGAGCAATACGCTGATTCCGTTCTCCTACGACGTCCTGCTCCATCGGACCGTGTATTTCTACTGTTTGCTGCTGCCATTCGGTCTGGTCAGCAGTCTGGGAATTTTCACGCCGGTCATCACCGTATTTATCGGTTATGCCTTCATGGCGCTGAACGCGATCGCGAACGAGTTGGAAGAGCCGTTCGGTGTCGAGCCGAACGATCTGGCCCTCGATGCGCTCAGCCGCACGATCGAGCGGTCACTGCGCGAAATGCTGGGTGACCGCGAGTTGCCGGCGCCGGTGGCGCCGCGCGGCGGTTATTGGCTGACCTGA
- a CDS encoding histidine phosphatase family protein, translating to MHLILWRHADAFDASAGAGDARQRDLARELTTKGEKQARKTAEWLRPRLPAGAIVLASPAVRAWQTAQQLTSDLVRCEAIAPDLTPQSMLDAAGWPDASDRVVVVVSHQPTLGRVASLLLTGRDQALGFGKSAAWWLEPAAGDGPGQAKLRAAFDAALL from the coding sequence ATGCACCTGATCCTCTGGCGGCATGCGGACGCATTCGATGCCAGCGCCGGCGCGGGCGATGCCCGGCAACGCGATCTCGCGCGCGAATTGACGACAAAGGGGGAGAAACAGGCACGGAAGACCGCGGAATGGTTGCGCCCGCGACTGCCCGCGGGTGCCATCGTGCTGGCCAGTCCGGCCGTCCGCGCATGGCAGACGGCGCAGCAGTTGACGTCGGATCTGGTGCGCTGTGAGGCGATTGCGCCTGATCTCACGCCACAGTCGATGCTGGATGCCGCAGGCTGGCCGGATGCGAGCGATCGCGTCGTGGTGGTGGTCAGCCATCAGCCGACGCTTGGTCGCGTCGCCAGTCTGCTTTTGACGGGGCGAGATCAGGCGCTGGGCTTCGGCAAAAGCGCGGCGTGGTGGCTGGAACCGGCCGCCGGTGACGGCCCGGGCCAAGCCAAGCTGCGTGCGGCCTTCGACGCGGCATTGCTGTAG
- the rpsU gene encoding 30S ribosomal protein S21: MTSIVIKENEPFEVALRRFRRSIQSQGLITEVRARQAYEKPTTERKRKKAAAKSRTRKRLSRDMLAPKLY; the protein is encoded by the coding sequence GTGACCTCTATCGTTATCAAAGAAAACGAGCCGTTCGAAGTTGCGTTGCGGCGTTTTCGCCGGAGTATCCAAAGCCAAGGGCTGATCACTGAAGTCCGTGCTCGTCAGGCTTATGAAAAGCCGACCACCGAGCGTAAGCGCAAGAAGGCAGCGGCGAAGAGCCGTACGCGCAAGCGCCTGAGCCGCGACATGCTGGCCCCGAAGCTGTACTGA
- a CDS encoding carbohydrate kinase — translation MHSDPDKRAAAAPSPVASLPGAAARDLPRLLVFGEALTDFVHRGNGQWQSAAGGACWNVARVAAVLGIHTGWGGAVSNDPFGQEIVTLSEQADLDMRYLQVVDKPALIAMVHRTHPPEYAFLGNDAADLAFDETRLPPGWESACTLAHFGCISLVRQPLASRLVAIARRLRDGGSRISFDANYRNLMGPDYPAFFEDMVAHSDVVKVSDEDLSQIYPQRDPQASLDAVLAMMQAPPPPRRALRSGAAPDETGRMLLYTRGAEGMTLFSGTQRIAQKAIPVAVSDTVGAGDACIGGLLASLLLQPSERLDLHVRFAAATAACACTQTGAHAPTRAEVDALLQADDAMQGAA, via the coding sequence ATGCACTCAGATCCAGATAAGCGCGCGGCCGCGGCCCCCTCTCCCGTGGCGTCCCTCCCTGGCGCCGCCGCACGCGATTTACCCCGCTTGCTGGTATTCGGCGAAGCCTTGACCGATTTCGTTCATCGCGGCAACGGCCAATGGCAAAGCGCCGCTGGGGGCGCCTGCTGGAATGTCGCCCGTGTCGCCGCGGTACTCGGCATCCATACGGGATGGGGCGGCGCGGTTAGCAACGATCCCTTCGGCCAGGAAATCGTCACGCTGTCGGAGCAGGCCGATCTGGATATGCGCTATCTGCAGGTAGTCGACAAGCCGGCGCTGATCGCGATGGTCCACCGCACCCATCCGCCCGAATACGCCTTTCTCGGAAACGATGCCGCGGATCTCGCCTTCGATGAGACGCGACTGCCGCCAGGATGGGAAAGTGCCTGCACACTGGCACATTTCGGTTGCATCAGTCTGGTACGCCAGCCGCTCGCCAGCCGTCTGGTCGCCATCGCGCGGCGACTCCGCGACGGTGGCAGCCGCATTAGCTTCGACGCGAACTATCGCAATCTGATGGGACCGGATTACCCGGCATTCTTCGAAGACATGGTGGCCCACTCGGACGTCGTCAAGGTCTCCGACGAAGACCTGTCGCAAATCTATCCGCAGCGTGACCCGCAGGCCTCGCTCGACGCCGTGCTGGCGATGATGCAAGCCCCGCCCCCGCCGCGCCGTGCGCTCCGATCCGGCGCCGCGCCCGACGAGACAGGCCGGATGCTGCTTTATACGCGCGGCGCCGAAGGCATGACGCTTTTCTCCGGGACGCAGCGGATCGCACAAAAGGCAATCCCGGTGGCCGTCTCGGATACCGTCGGCGCGGGCGATGCCTGTATCGGCGGCCTGCTTGCCAGCTTGTTGCTGCAGCCGAGCGAACGCCTCGACCTCCACGTGCGCTTTGCCGCGGCCACCGCCGCCTGTGCCTGCACCCAGACCGGCGCCCATGCCCCGACGCGTGCCGAAGTGGACGCCCTGCTGCAGGCCGACGACGCCATGCAAGGCGCCGCCTGA
- a CDS encoding GGDEF domain-containing protein, whose protein sequence is MSDPITIIGISSLSAVLSLIVMGSLARKRLPGTVEWCWANGLYAVGMFLTINMGHFPALLSIVLANACTGGATALQLLGMRRFFRCQTPLPLVVGAVMLMLVAISYFHFVRDDFPARVVVFSLYHGLIHVATSATMLRHRPRNRPQYAYLFMAGICIIAVVMNAVRGLAYAFGWVPPTGPMVSTPVHIFFLAIGTLGTPALTIGMIMMAHDRMAAALERHANIDFLTDLPGRRAFAEVAEKECLRAARFGRPLAIAMLDLDFFKQINDRLGHGVGDHVLMHFARLLPTSVRANDVCARIGGEEFALLLPETDIFAATDVIDRLRTKLLGAPCWDGARAVPFTFSAGVATFRPGDNLESLMARADQALYAAKHEGRNRTVAYTQDYTDTPQQAINDGVGELAVGG, encoded by the coding sequence ATGAGCGATCCGATCACTATCATCGGCATCAGTTCACTGTCAGCGGTGCTCTCGCTGATCGTGATGGGTTCGCTCGCGCGCAAGCGCCTGCCTGGCACGGTGGAATGGTGCTGGGCCAACGGGCTATATGCGGTCGGAATGTTCCTGACGATCAATATGGGCCATTTCCCAGCGCTCCTGAGCATCGTGCTGGCGAACGCCTGCACCGGCGGTGCCACGGCACTGCAATTGCTCGGAATGCGGCGCTTCTTCCGCTGCCAGACGCCATTGCCGCTCGTGGTCGGCGCGGTCATGCTGATGCTGGTCGCCATCAGCTATTTTCATTTTGTGCGGGATGATTTTCCCGCGCGCGTCGTCGTGTTCTCGCTGTATCACGGGTTGATCCACGTCGCTACCTCGGCGACGATGCTGCGACACCGGCCACGCAACCGGCCGCAGTATGCCTATCTGTTCATGGCAGGCATCTGCATCATCGCCGTCGTCATGAACGCGGTACGCGGCCTGGCCTACGCCTTCGGCTGGGTCCCGCCAACCGGGCCGATGGTGTCGACGCCGGTGCACATTTTCTTTCTGGCGATCGGCACGTTGGGCACGCCCGCCTTGACGATCGGCATGATCATGATGGCCCACGACCGGATGGCTGCGGCGCTGGAACGCCATGCCAATATCGATTTTCTGACGGATCTCCCGGGGCGCCGGGCCTTCGCCGAGGTGGCGGAGAAAGAGTGCCTGCGCGCGGCACGCTTCGGCCGGCCGCTGGCGATCGCGATGCTCGATCTCGATTTCTTCAAGCAGATCAACGACCGCCTTGGACACGGCGTCGGCGACCACGTCCTCATGCACTTCGCGCGACTGTTGCCCACGTCGGTCCGCGCCAATGACGTCTGCGCGCGGATTGGCGGCGAGGAGTTCGCGCTGTTGCTGCCTGAAACCGATATCTTTGCCGCGACCGACGTCATCGATCGCCTTCGCACCAAGCTGCTCGGCGCGCCCTGCTGGGACGGCGCACGCGCGGTGCCCTTCACGTTCAGTGCCGGCGTGGCGACTTTCCGTCCCGGCGATAATCTCGAAAGCCTGATGGCGCGCGCCGATCAAGCGCTCTACGCCGCCAAGCACGAAGGCCGAAACCGTACGGTCGCCTATACCCAGGATTACACCGATACGCCGCAACAGGCGATCAACGACGGCGTCGGCGAATTGGCCGTGGGCGGCTAG
- the hisC gene encoding histidinol-phosphate transaminase, which translates to MDQYWTPLARSLDPYVPGEQPKIANLIKLNTNENPYPPSPRVMEAIHQASDARLRLYPDPDASKLKAAIAARFNVSSAHVFVGNGSDEVLAHAFPAFFQYAPDPAKPLLFADISYSFYPVYCGLYSVVYERVPVRDGTLAIDLDAYRRPNNGILLANPNAPTGTALPLDQIERLLQANTESVVLIDEAYVDFGAQSAAGLVDKYPNLLVVQTLSKSRSLAGMRAGFAIAHPNLITALERVKSSFNSYPLDQLAQAAALAAIEDEAYFKDRCEAIVTTRERTVAQMQALGFDVLPSSANFVFARHPEHSGATLQAGLRAEGIIVRRFDKPRIADFLRITIGTDAECDALITELARLVRD; encoded by the coding sequence ATGGATCAATACTGGACTCCCCTCGCCCGTTCGCTCGACCCGTATGTTCCGGGTGAGCAACCGAAGATCGCCAACCTGATCAAGCTGAACACGAACGAAAATCCCTATCCGCCGTCGCCGCGGGTCATGGAAGCGATCCACCAGGCCAGCGATGCGCGACTGCGCCTGTATCCCGATCCCGACGCCAGCAAGCTGAAAGCGGCCATCGCGGCGCGGTTCAACGTCAGTTCGGCGCACGTGTTTGTCGGCAACGGCTCGGACGAAGTGCTCGCGCACGCCTTTCCGGCTTTCTTCCAGTACGCCCCGGACCCGGCAAAGCCGCTGCTGTTCGCCGACATCAGCTACAGCTTCTATCCGGTCTATTGCGGCCTGTACAGCGTCGTCTACGAGCGCGTGCCGGTGCGCGACGGCACGCTGGCGATCGACCTCGACGCCTACCGTCGGCCGAATAACGGCATCCTGCTGGCCAATCCGAACGCACCGACCGGCACGGCCTTGCCGCTCGATCAGATCGAGCGGCTGCTGCAGGCGAATACGGAATCCGTCGTATTGATCGATGAGGCCTATGTCGATTTCGGCGCCCAATCGGCGGCGGGCCTGGTGGACAAGTATCCGAACCTGCTTGTCGTGCAGACCTTGTCGAAGTCGCGTTCGCTGGCAGGCATGCGGGCCGGCTTCGCCATCGCGCATCCGAACCTGATCACGGCGCTCGAACGCGTCAAGAGCAGCTTCAACTCCTACCCGCTCGATCAGCTCGCGCAAGCGGCGGCCTTGGCCGCGATCGAGGACGAGGCGTACTTCAAGGACCGCTGCGAGGCCATCGTCACGACGCGCGAGCGGACCGTCGCACAAATGCAGGCACTCGGTTTCGACGTGCTGCCCTCCTCGGCCAATTTCGTCTTCGCTCGGCACCCGGAACACAGCGGTGCCACCTTGCAAGCCGGGCTGCGCGCGGAAGGCATCATCGTCCGACGTTTCGACAAACCGCGCATCGCCGATTTTCTGCGTATTACGATCGGTACGGACGCCGAATGCGATGCCTTGATCACCGAACTTGCGCGGCTCGTTCGTGACTAA